In one Dama dama isolate Ldn47 chromosome 5, ASM3311817v1, whole genome shotgun sequence genomic region, the following are encoded:
- the SLC35E4 gene encoding solute carrier family 35 member E4 encodes MCRCPPEHHDGRMTSAEAVVVAGGARWAGSAEWPPDTPQALRRPGRARVAVAALVWLLAGASMSSLNKWIFTVHGFGRPLLLSALHMLAAALACHRGARRPLPGQTRRQVLLLSLTFGVSMACGNVGLSAVPLDLAQLATTTTPLITLALSALLLGRRHHPLQFAAMGPLCLGAACSLAGELRTPPAGCGFLLAATCLRGLKSIQQSALLQEERLDAVTLLYATSLPSFCLLAGAALVLEAGVAPPPAPADSRLWACVLLSCLLSVLYNLASFSLLALTSALTVHVLGNLTVVGNLVLSRLLFGSRLSALSYLGVALTLSGMFLYHNCEFVASWATRRGFRRREQPGKGL; translated from the exons ATGTGCCGCTGCCCGCCGGAGCACCATGACGGCAGGATGACCTCTGCCGAGGCAGTGGTGGTGGCTGGCGGCGCTCGGTGGGCCGGGTCCGCCGAGTGGCCCCCTGACACCCCGCAGGCCCTTCGGCGGCCTGGCCGGGCCCGGGTGGCCGTGGCTGCGTTGGTGTGGCTGCTGGCGGGAGCCAGCATGTCGAGCCTCAACAAGTGGATTTTCACGGTGCACGGCTTCGGGCGGCCCCTGCTGCTGTCGGCACTGCACATGCTGGCGGCCGCACTGGCCTGCCACCGGGGGGCGCGGCGCCCCTTGCCCGGGCAGACCCGCCGCCAGGTGTTGCTGCTCAGCCTCACCTTCGGAGTCTCAATGGCTTGCGGCAACGTGGGCCTGAGCGCCGTGCCCCTGGACCTGGCACAGCTGGCCACCACCACCACGCCGCTCATCACGCTGGCCCTGTCCGCGCTGCTGCTCGGCCGGCGCCACCACCCGCTGCAGTTTGCGGCCATGGGCCCGCTCTGCCTGGGGGCCGCCTGCAGCCTGGCCGGAGAACTCCGGACGCCCCCGGCTGGCTGCGGTTTCCTGCTGGCGGCCACCTGCCTCCGTGGCCTCAAGTCCATTCAGCAGA GTGCCCTGCTGCAGGAAGAGCGGCTGGACGCGGTGACCCTGCTCTACGCCACCTCGCTGCCCAGCTTCTGCCTGCTGGCCGGCGCCGCCCTGGTGCTGGAGGCCGGCGTggcgccgccgcccgcgcccgccGACTCCCGCCTCTGGGCCTGCGTCCTGCTCAGCTGCCTCCTGTCCGTGCTCTACAACCTGGCCAGCTTCTCCCTGCTGGCCCTCACCTCGGCCCTCACGGTCCACGTCCTGGGCAACCTCACCGTCGTGGGCAACCTCGTCCTGTCCCGGCTGCTCTTCGGCAGCCGCCTCAGCGCCCTCAGCTACCTGGGCGTGGCGC
- the TCN2 gene encoding transcobalamin-2 isoform X2, translated as MGHLRALLFLLGGLGALAHICEITEVDSTLVERLGQRLLPWMDRLSPEQLNPSIYVGLRLSSLQAGAKEAHYLHSLKLSYQQSLLRPASSKDGSDSEAKPSMGQLALYLLALRANCEFVGGHKGDRLVSQLKRFLEDEKGAIGHNHQGHPRTSYYQYGLGILALCVHQKRVHDSVVGKLLYAVEHERHLLQDRVSVDTMAMAGMAFSCLELSNLNPNQRNRINLALRRVQEKILKAQTPEGYFGNVYSTPLALQLLMGSLRPTVELGTACLKAKAALQASLQHKTFQNPLMISQLLPVLNQKSYVDLISPDCQAPRALLEPATEILPQTHVPEFIDVTLEVSGITPSYRHSVSVPAGSSLEDVLKNAQEHGRFRYRTQASLSGPFLTSVLGKKAGEREFWQVLQAPDTPLQQGIADYRPKDGETIELRLVGW; from the exons ATGGGGCACCTCAGGGCCCTCCTCTTCCTGCTGGGAGGCCTGGGAGCGCTCGCCCACATCTGCG AGATAACCGAGGTGGACAGCACGCTGGTGGAGAGGCTGGGCCAGCGCCTCTTGCCCTGGATGGACCGGCTCTCCCCGGAGCAGCTGAACCCCAGTATCTACGTGGGCCTGCGCCTCTCGAGCCTGCAGGCTGGGGCCAAGGAGGCCCACTACCTGCACAGCCTCAAGCTTAGCTACCAGCAGAGCCTCCTGAG GCCCGCCTCCAGCAAGGACGGCAGTGACTCTGAGGCCAAGCCCTCCATGGGCCAGCTGGCCCTCTACCTGCTGGCTCTCCGGGCCAACTGCGAGTTCGTCGGAGGCCACAAGGGGGACAGGCTGGTCTCCCAGCTGAAGCGGTTCCTGGAGGACGAGAAGGGGGCCATCG GGCACAACCACCAGGGCCACCCCCGCACCAGCTACTACCAATACGGCCTGGGCATCCTGGCCCTGTGTGTCCACCAGAAGCGAGTCCATGACAGCGTGGTGGGCAAGCTCCTGTACGCCGTGGAACACGAGCGGCATCTGCTGCAGGACCGCGTCTCCGTGG ACACCATGGCCATGGCAGGCATGGCCTTCTCCTGTCTGGAACTGTCCAACCTCAACCCCAATCAGAGAAACCGGATCAACCTGGCCCTCAGGAGAGTGCAAGAGAAGATCCTGAAGGCCCAGACCCCAGAGGGCTACTTCGGGAATGTCTACAGCACCCCTCTGGCTTTGCAG TTGCTGATGGGCTCCCTCAGGCCCACGGTGGAGCTGGGCACGGCCTGCCTCAAGGCCAAGGCGGCCCTGCAGGCCAGCCTACAgcacaagaccttccagaacccTCTCATGATCTCTCAGCTGCTGCCCGTCCTGAACCAGAAGAGCTATGTGGATCTCATCTCCCCAGACTGCCAGGCTCCAAGAG CCCTGTTGGAACCGGCTACAGAGATCCTGCCACAGACCCACGTCCCGGAGTTCATTGACGTCACGCTGGAGGTCTCTGGCATCACCCCTTCTTACAGACACTCTGTCTCTGTCCCTGCCGGCTCCTCCCTGGAAGACGTCCTGAAGAACGCCCAGGAGCATGGAAGATTCAG GTATAgaacacaggcctccctgtcaggCCCCTTCCTGACCTCCGTGCTGGGGAAAAAGGCTGGGGAACGTGAGTTCTGGCAGGTTCTCCAAGCTCCTGACACCCCCTTGCAGCAAG GTATTGCTGACTACAGACCCAAGGATGGAGAGACCATTGAGCTGAGGCTGGTTGGCTGGTAG
- the TCN2 gene encoding transcobalamin-2 isoform X1, protein MGHLRALLFLLGGLGALAHICEITEVDSTLVERLGQRLLPWMDRLSPEQLNPSIYVGLRLSSLQAGAKEAHYLHSLKLSYQQSLLRPASSKDGSDSEAKPSMGQLALYLLALRANCEFVGGHKGDRLVSQLKRFLEDEKGAIGHNHQGHPRTSYYQYGLGILALCVHQKRVHDSVVGKLLYAVEHERHLLQDRVSVDTMAMAGMAFSCLELSNLNPNQRNRINLALRRVQEKILKAQTPEGYFGNVYSTPLALQLLMGSLRPTVELGTACLKAKAALQASLQHKTFQNPLMISQLLPVLNQKSYVDLISPDCQAPRALLEPATEILPQTHVPEFIDVTLEVSGITPSYRHSVSVPAGSSLEDVLKNAQEHGRFRYRTQASLSGPFLTSVLGKKAGEREFWQVLQAPDTPLQQAFLSISPVIGQTVKDHLSPLLLSGTSSGHLPCARGLDQVLYRRYC, encoded by the exons ATGGGGCACCTCAGGGCCCTCCTCTTCCTGCTGGGAGGCCTGGGAGCGCTCGCCCACATCTGCG AGATAACCGAGGTGGACAGCACGCTGGTGGAGAGGCTGGGCCAGCGCCTCTTGCCCTGGATGGACCGGCTCTCCCCGGAGCAGCTGAACCCCAGTATCTACGTGGGCCTGCGCCTCTCGAGCCTGCAGGCTGGGGCCAAGGAGGCCCACTACCTGCACAGCCTCAAGCTTAGCTACCAGCAGAGCCTCCTGAG GCCCGCCTCCAGCAAGGACGGCAGTGACTCTGAGGCCAAGCCCTCCATGGGCCAGCTGGCCCTCTACCTGCTGGCTCTCCGGGCCAACTGCGAGTTCGTCGGAGGCCACAAGGGGGACAGGCTGGTCTCCCAGCTGAAGCGGTTCCTGGAGGACGAGAAGGGGGCCATCG GGCACAACCACCAGGGCCACCCCCGCACCAGCTACTACCAATACGGCCTGGGCATCCTGGCCCTGTGTGTCCACCAGAAGCGAGTCCATGACAGCGTGGTGGGCAAGCTCCTGTACGCCGTGGAACACGAGCGGCATCTGCTGCAGGACCGCGTCTCCGTGG ACACCATGGCCATGGCAGGCATGGCCTTCTCCTGTCTGGAACTGTCCAACCTCAACCCCAATCAGAGAAACCGGATCAACCTGGCCCTCAGGAGAGTGCAAGAGAAGATCCTGAAGGCCCAGACCCCAGAGGGCTACTTCGGGAATGTCTACAGCACCCCTCTGGCTTTGCAG TTGCTGATGGGCTCCCTCAGGCCCACGGTGGAGCTGGGCACGGCCTGCCTCAAGGCCAAGGCGGCCCTGCAGGCCAGCCTACAgcacaagaccttccagaacccTCTCATGATCTCTCAGCTGCTGCCCGTCCTGAACCAGAAGAGCTATGTGGATCTCATCTCCCCAGACTGCCAGGCTCCAAGAG CCCTGTTGGAACCGGCTACAGAGATCCTGCCACAGACCCACGTCCCGGAGTTCATTGACGTCACGCTGGAGGTCTCTGGCATCACCCCTTCTTACAGACACTCTGTCTCTGTCCCTGCCGGCTCCTCCCTGGAAGACGTCCTGAAGAACGCCCAGGAGCATGGAAGATTCAG GTATAgaacacaggcctccctgtcaggCCCCTTCCTGACCTCCGTGCTGGGGAAAAAGGCTGGGGAACGTGAGTTCTGGCAGGTTCTCCAAGCTCCTGACACCCCCTTGCAGCAAG CATTCCTGAGCATCAGCCCCGTCATTGGACAAACTGTTAAGGATCATCTGTCCCCGCTCCTGCTATCTGGGACTTCCAGTGGGCACTTGCCATGTGCCAGGGGATTGGACCAAGTGCTTTACAGAAG GTATTGCTGA
- the TCN2 gene encoding transcobalamin-2 isoform X3 has translation MGHLRALLFLLGGLGALAHICEITEVDSTLVERLGQRLLPWMDRLSPEQLNPSIYVGLRLSSLQAGAKEAHYLHSLKLSYQQSLLRPASSKDGSDSEAKPSMGQLALYLLALRANCEFVGGHKGDRLVSQLKRFLEDEKGAIGHNHQGHPRTSYYQYGLGILALCVHQKRVHDSVVGKLLYAVEHERHLLQDRVSVDTMAMAGMAFSCLELSNLNPNQRNRINLALRRVQEKILKAQTPEGYFGNVYSTPLALQLLMGSLRPTVELGTACLKAKAALQASLQHKTFQNPLMISQLLPVLNQKSYVDLISPDCQAPRALLEPATEILPQTHVPEFIDVTLEVSGITPSYRHSVSVPAGSSLEDVLKNAQEHGRFRYC, from the exons ATGGGGCACCTCAGGGCCCTCCTCTTCCTGCTGGGAGGCCTGGGAGCGCTCGCCCACATCTGCG AGATAACCGAGGTGGACAGCACGCTGGTGGAGAGGCTGGGCCAGCGCCTCTTGCCCTGGATGGACCGGCTCTCCCCGGAGCAGCTGAACCCCAGTATCTACGTGGGCCTGCGCCTCTCGAGCCTGCAGGCTGGGGCCAAGGAGGCCCACTACCTGCACAGCCTCAAGCTTAGCTACCAGCAGAGCCTCCTGAG GCCCGCCTCCAGCAAGGACGGCAGTGACTCTGAGGCCAAGCCCTCCATGGGCCAGCTGGCCCTCTACCTGCTGGCTCTCCGGGCCAACTGCGAGTTCGTCGGAGGCCACAAGGGGGACAGGCTGGTCTCCCAGCTGAAGCGGTTCCTGGAGGACGAGAAGGGGGCCATCG GGCACAACCACCAGGGCCACCCCCGCACCAGCTACTACCAATACGGCCTGGGCATCCTGGCCCTGTGTGTCCACCAGAAGCGAGTCCATGACAGCGTGGTGGGCAAGCTCCTGTACGCCGTGGAACACGAGCGGCATCTGCTGCAGGACCGCGTCTCCGTGG ACACCATGGCCATGGCAGGCATGGCCTTCTCCTGTCTGGAACTGTCCAACCTCAACCCCAATCAGAGAAACCGGATCAACCTGGCCCTCAGGAGAGTGCAAGAGAAGATCCTGAAGGCCCAGACCCCAGAGGGCTACTTCGGGAATGTCTACAGCACCCCTCTGGCTTTGCAG TTGCTGATGGGCTCCCTCAGGCCCACGGTGGAGCTGGGCACGGCCTGCCTCAAGGCCAAGGCGGCCCTGCAGGCCAGCCTACAgcacaagaccttccagaacccTCTCATGATCTCTCAGCTGCTGCCCGTCCTGAACCAGAAGAGCTATGTGGATCTCATCTCCCCAGACTGCCAGGCTCCAAGAG CCCTGTTGGAACCGGCTACAGAGATCCTGCCACAGACCCACGTCCCGGAGTTCATTGACGTCACGCTGGAGGTCTCTGGCATCACCCCTTCTTACAGACACTCTGTCTCTGTCCCTGCCGGCTCCTCCCTGGAAGACGTCCTGAAGAACGCCCAGGAGCATGGAAGATTCAG GTATTGCTGA